In Nocardioides conyzicola, one genomic interval encodes:
- a CDS encoding pyridoxal phosphate-dependent aminotransferase has translation MLAHRLEGIAPTIFSEMSALAVRTQSVNLGQGFPDVDGPPEVIARAVHALESGLNQYAPGPGTPPLRQAIARHQQRHYGIDLDPDSQVVVTTGCTEGIAAALLGLVNAGDEVVVIEPYYDSYPAMLQMAGAVRRPVTLRSPDFRLDVDELRAAVTSRTRFVLLNSPHNPTGTVLTRDELQAVADLAIEHDLVVITDEVYEHLVYDGREHVPLATLPGMFERTLTLSSAGKSYSFTGWKVGWATGPAHLVGAVLAAKQWLTFTSGSPLQPAVAYALDEEPDFPLALAADLQARRDLLCTGLTDVGLDVRVPEGTYFATTDISALGWTDGAAFCRALPERAGVVAIPTQGFYDSDAGRHLVRWAFCKEPAVIAEGLRRLAAADLAG, from the coding sequence ATGCTCGCGCACCGACTCGAGGGCATCGCGCCCACGATCTTCTCGGAGATGTCCGCCCTCGCCGTCCGCACCCAGTCGGTCAACCTCGGCCAGGGGTTCCCGGACGTGGACGGACCGCCGGAGGTGATCGCGCGGGCGGTGCACGCGCTGGAGAGCGGGCTCAACCAGTACGCACCCGGGCCGGGGACGCCGCCGCTGCGCCAGGCGATCGCCCGCCACCAGCAGCGCCACTACGGCATCGACCTCGACCCCGACAGCCAGGTCGTGGTCACCACCGGCTGCACCGAGGGCATCGCGGCCGCGCTGCTGGGGCTGGTCAATGCCGGGGACGAGGTCGTCGTCATCGAGCCCTACTACGACTCCTACCCGGCCATGCTCCAGATGGCGGGCGCCGTACGGCGTCCTGTCACGCTGCGGTCTCCCGACTTCCGGTTGGACGTCGACGAGCTGCGCGCGGCCGTCACGTCGCGGACCCGGTTCGTGCTCCTGAACTCGCCGCACAACCCGACCGGCACCGTGCTCACCCGCGACGAGCTCCAGGCGGTCGCCGACCTCGCGATCGAGCACGACCTGGTCGTCATCACCGACGAGGTCTACGAGCACCTCGTGTACGACGGTCGCGAGCACGTCCCGCTCGCCACCCTGCCGGGGATGTTCGAGCGCACGCTGACGCTCTCGAGTGCCGGGAAGTCCTACTCGTTCACCGGGTGGAAGGTGGGCTGGGCGACCGGACCGGCCCATCTCGTCGGCGCCGTGCTCGCGGCCAAGCAGTGGCTCACCTTCACCTCCGGCTCGCCGCTTCAGCCGGCCGTCGCGTACGCGCTCGACGAGGAGCCCGACTTCCCGCTGGCGCTGGCGGCGGACCTGCAGGCCCGCAGGGACCTGCTCTGCACGGGGCTCACCGACGTCGGCCTCGACGTACGGGTCCCGGAGGGCACCTACTTCGCCACCACCGACATCTCCGCACTCGGTTGGACGGACGGAGCGGCGTTCTGCCGTGCGCTGCCCGAGCGGGCCGGGGTCGTCGCGATCCCGACCCAGGGCTTCTACGACTCCGACGCCGGCCGGCACCTGGTGCGCTGGGCGTTCTGCAAGGAGCCGGCCGTCATCGCAGAGGGCCTCCGACGCCTGGCGGCGGCGGACCTGGCGGGGTAG
- a CDS encoding HNH endonuclease signature motif containing protein, whose amino-acid sequence MATRTRRTTLDPQVETVLRAAEVTHHAEIMAAARTYELAATWAELHPGDDVDPVVDDDGNLVMYGDQPLSLAGEGAPTVAEFAIPEFAAAVGLSPVAGRKLVGSALEAKHRLPRLWARVMTGEVPAWKVRRITEHTHRLPAGGAQYVDAALAPIAHDCSFAQIESTAMTAVEQYDHERFEELRRRRAKHRHLDIALGDAALNDGLVPVTGLLDLADARALEAAVKTKAHALLTEHPELDLDTRRAMALGHLADTSLAGGGSGARELVIYAHHDSRQTHGVVNVEGGSSPITIDQLAEWCRQANTRVSIRPVLDLSEHLSTDAYAPGSRLREQIVLTCPTCVFPGCGRSARRCDLDHITPWHRGGATTSRNLAPLCRLHHRLKTHGFWTYRRLTMTSFEWTSPMGRVYLSDLTHKRRRTH is encoded by the coding sequence ATGGCCACTCGGACCCGCCGTACCACCCTCGACCCTCAGGTCGAGACGGTGCTGCGCGCCGCCGAGGTCACCCACCACGCCGAGATCATGGCGGCGGCACGGACCTACGAGCTCGCCGCCACCTGGGCCGAGCTCCACCCCGGCGACGACGTCGACCCGGTCGTCGACGACGACGGCAACCTGGTCATGTACGGCGATCAGCCCCTCTCTCTCGCCGGCGAGGGCGCGCCCACCGTCGCCGAGTTCGCCATCCCCGAGTTCGCCGCCGCGGTCGGCCTCTCCCCCGTCGCCGGCCGCAAGCTCGTCGGCTCCGCCCTCGAGGCCAAGCACCGCCTCCCCCGGCTCTGGGCGCGCGTCATGACCGGCGAGGTCCCCGCCTGGAAGGTCCGCCGGATCACCGAGCACACCCACCGCCTGCCCGCGGGCGGCGCGCAGTACGTCGACGCGGCGCTCGCCCCGATCGCCCACGACTGCTCGTTCGCCCAGATCGAGTCCACAGCGATGACCGCGGTCGAGCAGTACGACCACGAGCGGTTCGAGGAGCTGAGGCGCCGGCGCGCCAAGCACCGGCACCTCGACATCGCCCTGGGCGACGCCGCTCTCAACGACGGCCTCGTCCCGGTGACCGGGCTCCTCGACCTGGCCGACGCGCGTGCTCTCGAAGCCGCGGTCAAGACCAAGGCCCACGCGCTCCTCACCGAGCACCCCGAGCTCGACCTCGACACCCGCCGCGCCATGGCCCTCGGCCACCTCGCCGACACGTCGCTGGCCGGCGGCGGCAGCGGTGCCCGCGAGCTCGTGATCTACGCCCACCACGACTCACGCCAGACCCACGGCGTCGTCAACGTCGAGGGCGGCAGCTCCCCGATCACCATCGACCAGCTCGCCGAGTGGTGCCGCCAGGCCAACACCCGGGTGTCGATCCGCCCGGTCCTCGACCTGAGCGAGCACCTCTCGACCGACGCCTATGCACCCGGCTCGCGTCTCCGCGAACAGATCGTCCTGACCTGCCCCACCTGCGTCTTCCCCGGCTGCGGCCGATCCGCCCGTCGCTGCGACCTCGACCACATCACTCCCTGGCATCGAGGCGGCGCCACCACCTCGCGGAACCTCGCACCCCTCTGCCGACTGCACCACCGCCTCAAGACCCACGGCTTCTGGACCTACCGCAGGCTCACGATGACCTCCTTCGAGTGGACTTCACCCATGGGACGCGTCTACCTCAGCGACCTCACCCACAAGCGACGACGAACCCACTGA
- the pyrE gene encoding orotate phosphoribosyltransferase, with amino-acid sequence MDETLAADIDAICRLTGEFTLRSGQQATEYFDKYLFEADPALLLRVAREMVGLLPEDTDLLGGLELGGVPIATMVSSLTGRPALFVRKQAKTYGTNKLAEGPDVAGRRITLIEDVITTGGAVRDATNALRALGATVEVVVCAIDRSPVDQNPLADVGLEVRPVLTKAQLDSARG; translated from the coding sequence GTGGACGAGACGCTGGCTGCCGACATCGACGCGATCTGCCGACTGACGGGGGAGTTCACGCTCCGCTCGGGTCAGCAGGCGACGGAGTACTTCGACAAGTACCTCTTCGAGGCCGACCCGGCGCTGCTGCTCCGGGTCGCGCGCGAGATGGTCGGGCTGCTCCCGGAGGACACCGACCTGCTCGGTGGGCTCGAGCTCGGCGGCGTCCCGATCGCGACGATGGTCAGCAGCCTCACCGGCCGGCCGGCGCTGTTCGTGCGCAAGCAGGCGAAGACCTACGGCACCAACAAGCTCGCGGAGGGTCCGGACGTGGCCGGCCGCCGGATCACGCTGATCGAGGACGTGATCACCACCGGCGGCGCCGTTCGCGACGCGACGAACGCGCTGCGTGCGCTGGGCGCGACGGTCGAGGTCGTGGTCTGCGCGATCGACCGCAGCCCGGTCGACCAGAACCCGCTCGCGGACGTCGGGCTCGAGGTGCGCCCGGTGCTGACCAAGGCGCAGCTGGACTCAGCCCGCGGGTGA
- a CDS encoding DedA family protein, with product MTALLASPHLNPMLFGIKWMDPDWLLSEFGSSLIWLSLVIVFIECGLFFPFLPGDTLLFALGLFIAGEQIHILGVGSPFLELVIAVLLLTTAALLGNVVGYEIGRAIGPPLYNRDGRILKRKYFDDTSAFFERHGSKALVIGRFVPFVRTYITVVAGVTRMDRRKFFSWSLVGAALWVVSITLLGYFLGNVPRLGPFLSENIDYAIFVILLFTVIPIGFEAIKRRRTHHAEREAARNAVPVPDVPEESPAG from the coding sequence GTGACCGCGCTCCTCGCGTCCCCCCACCTGAACCCGATGCTGTTCGGCATCAAGTGGATGGACCCAGACTGGCTCCTCTCCGAGTTCGGGTCGAGCCTGATCTGGCTGAGCCTCGTCATCGTCTTCATCGAGTGCGGGTTGTTCTTCCCGTTCCTCCCGGGTGACACCCTGCTCTTCGCCCTCGGCCTCTTCATCGCCGGCGAGCAGATCCACATCCTCGGCGTGGGCTCGCCGTTCCTCGAGCTCGTGATCGCCGTGCTGCTGCTGACCACCGCTGCCCTGCTGGGCAACGTCGTCGGCTACGAGATAGGCCGGGCCATCGGGCCTCCGCTCTACAACCGCGACGGCCGGATCCTCAAGCGCAAGTACTTCGACGACACCTCGGCGTTCTTCGAGAGGCACGGCAGCAAGGCGCTGGTCATCGGCCGGTTCGTGCCGTTCGTGCGGACCTACATCACCGTGGTCGCCGGTGTGACCCGGATGGACCGGCGCAAGTTCTTCTCCTGGAGCCTGGTCGGCGCCGCGCTGTGGGTCGTCTCGATCACGCTGCTCGGCTACTTCCTCGGCAACGTGCCGCGGCTCGGCCCGTTCCTCTCCGAGAACATCGACTACGCGATCTTCGTGATCCTGCTCTTCACCGTGATCCCGATCGGCTTCGAGGCGATCAAGCGGCGCCGGACCCACCACGCCGAGCGTGAGGCCGCGCGCAACGCCGTACCGGTCCCCGACGTGCCCGAGGAGTCACCCGCGGGCTGA
- a CDS encoding RNA methyltransferase has protein sequence MDERAPYEVGVGPWVGPWPEGERYDAELLAAGDRRNVVDRYRYWTMEAIVADLDSRRHDFHVAIENWQHDANIGSIVRTANAFLAAEVHIVGNRRWNRRGAMVTDRYQHVRHHAGVTELAAYLHEQGVVLYGVDNLPGSLHLETTTLPRKVCFLFGQEGPGLSDGAREACDATFSIAQFGSTRSINASAAGAIAMHSWVREHADLSGDGAWRG, from the coding sequence ATGGACGAGCGCGCGCCGTACGAGGTCGGGGTCGGCCCGTGGGTCGGGCCCTGGCCGGAGGGGGAGAGGTACGACGCGGAGCTGCTCGCCGCTGGCGACCGGCGCAACGTCGTGGACCGCTACCGGTACTGGACGATGGAGGCGATCGTCGCCGACCTCGACTCACGGCGGCACGACTTCCACGTCGCGATCGAGAACTGGCAGCACGACGCCAACATCGGCTCGATCGTCCGCACGGCGAACGCGTTCCTGGCCGCCGAGGTGCACATCGTCGGCAACCGCCGCTGGAACCGGCGTGGCGCGATGGTGACGGACCGCTACCAGCACGTCCGGCACCACGCAGGCGTCACCGAGCTCGCGGCGTACCTCCACGAGCAGGGCGTCGTCCTGTACGGCGTCGACAACCTGCCCGGCTCGCTGCACCTCGAGACGACGACCTTGCCGAGGAAGGTGTGCTTCCTCTTCGGCCAGGAGGGCCCGGGGCTCTCCGACGGCGCGCGCGAGGCGTGCGACGCGACGTTCTCGATCGCCCAGTTCGGGTCGACCCGGTCGATCAACGCCTCGGCGGCCGGCGCGATCGCGATGCACTCCTGGGTGCGCGAGCACGCCGACCTCTCGGGCGACGGCGCCTGGCGGGGCTGA
- a CDS encoding septum formation family protein — translation MTRALRCLGVTAVLVLLAGLLGVGPASAGETDPDPLAGAPAVGACYDLTLKQAYGHSSPKPAVECTGDETMFVTAVGEVPASFDWADVNWKKFPAAMSRKLTTTCDPATKKLLGTPTRRALTLWDSYWFAPNKREIAAGARWFSCSVALTSSTKLLDLPAAGPAKITGSIPDAVARCAKAVKGGFAAVACSASHQYRTTFSKVVRGKATDKSVLKAANRTCPRHVVSREWLYRTSWVTRTTFVLACSNKTRH, via the coding sequence ATGACCCGCGCCCTGCGCTGCCTCGGCGTCACCGCCGTCCTCGTCCTGCTCGCCGGCCTCCTCGGCGTCGGCCCCGCCTCGGCGGGCGAGACCGACCCCGACCCGCTGGCCGGCGCCCCGGCCGTGGGCGCCTGCTACGACCTCACGCTGAAGCAGGCCTACGGGCACTCCTCACCGAAGCCGGCGGTGGAGTGCACCGGCGACGAGACCATGTTCGTCACCGCCGTCGGCGAGGTGCCGGCGTCGTTCGACTGGGCGGACGTGAACTGGAAGAAGTTTCCCGCGGCCATGTCCCGCAAGCTCACCACCACCTGCGACCCCGCGACCAAGAAGCTGCTCGGCACGCCGACGCGTCGTGCGCTGACGCTCTGGGACTCGTACTGGTTCGCACCGAACAAGAGGGAGATCGCGGCCGGCGCTCGGTGGTTCAGCTGCTCCGTCGCCCTCACCTCGTCCACCAAGCTGCTCGACCTCCCGGCAGCGGGGCCGGCCAAGATCACCGGCTCGATCCCTGACGCCGTGGCGCGCTGCGCCAAGGCGGTCAAGGGTGGGTTCGCGGCGGTCGCGTGCTCGGCCTCTCACCAGTACCGGACGACGTTCTCCAAGGTGGTGCGCGGCAAGGCCACCGACAAGAGCGTGCTGAAGGCAGCGAACCGCACCTGCCCACGCCACGTCGTCTCGCGCGAGTGGCTCTACCGCACTTCCTGGGTGACACGGACGACGTTCGTGCTCGCGTGCTCGAACAAGACCCGGCACTGA
- a CDS encoding SigE family RNA polymerase sigma factor, with product MRAHLEEEYVAFVAARQQHLRRIAYAICGDWHRADDLLQTALTKLYLAWPRLQHEGGEEAYVRTILVRADIDEHRRPWRRERPTTSPPERTAPALLPFEERSSLLDAIRLLPDMQRRTVLLRHWLGLSVEETAAELRISEGTVKSHTSRALQALRSVLAEDRH from the coding sequence ATGAGGGCGCACCTCGAGGAGGAGTACGTCGCGTTCGTGGCGGCCCGCCAGCAGCACCTGCGCCGCATCGCGTACGCGATCTGCGGTGACTGGCACCGCGCCGACGACCTGCTCCAGACGGCCCTGACCAAGCTGTACCTGGCCTGGCCGCGGCTCCAGCACGAGGGGGGCGAGGAGGCGTACGTCCGCACGATCCTGGTCCGCGCCGACATCGACGAGCACCGCCGGCCGTGGCGTCGCGAACGACCGACGACGAGCCCGCCCGAACGCACCGCCCCCGCCCTGCTCCCCTTCGAGGAGCGGTCGAGCCTCCTCGACGCGATCCGGCTGCTGCCGGACATGCAACGGCGGACCGTGCTGCTCCGGCACTGGCTCGGGCTGTCCGTGGAGGAGACCGCCGCCGAGCTCAGGATCAGCGAGGGCACGGTGAAGAGCCACACCTCGCGCGCCCTGCAGGCGCTGCGATCGGTGCTCGCGGAGGACCGCCACTGA
- the fbaA gene encoding class II fructose-bisphosphate aldolase: protein MPIVTPEKYAEMLDTAKGSAFAFPAINVSSSQTLNAALKGFADAGSDGIIQVSTGGAEYLSGPSIKNMVTGSVAFAAYAAEVAKNYPVNIALHTDHCPKDKLDGFVRPLLALSQERVDRGEAPLFQSHMWDGSAVPLEENLVIAEELLDRAIKAKVILEIEVGVVGGEEDGVEAEINDKLYSTPADAIATAKALGYGDRGYYMTALTFGNVHGVYKPGGVKLRPSVLKEAQEAVVAEFGLEPGSKPFHLVFHGGSGSSPEEIAEAVDYGVVKMNVDTDTQYAFTRPVAAHMFQNYDGVLKVDGEVGNKKLYDPRAWGKAAEGGMAARVVEACENLRSAGASIG, encoded by the coding sequence ATGCCCATCGTCACCCCCGAGAAGTACGCCGAGATGCTGGACACCGCCAAGGGGAGCGCCTTCGCGTTCCCGGCGATCAACGTGTCCTCCTCGCAGACCCTGAACGCCGCGCTGAAGGGCTTCGCCGACGCCGGCTCCGACGGCATCATCCAGGTCTCGACCGGAGGCGCCGAGTACCTCTCCGGGCCGAGCATCAAGAACATGGTCACCGGCTCGGTCGCCTTCGCGGCGTACGCCGCCGAGGTCGCGAAGAACTACCCGGTCAACATCGCGCTGCACACCGACCACTGCCCCAAGGACAAGCTCGACGGCTTCGTCCGGCCGCTGCTCGCCCTGTCGCAGGAGCGGGTCGACCGGGGCGAGGCGCCGCTCTTCCAGTCGCACATGTGGGACGGCTCCGCCGTACCGCTCGAGGAGAACCTCGTCATCGCCGAGGAGCTCCTCGACCGCGCCATCAAGGCGAAGGTGATCCTGGAGATCGAGGTCGGCGTCGTCGGCGGCGAGGAGGACGGCGTCGAGGCCGAGATCAACGACAAGCTCTACTCGACCCCCGCGGACGCGATCGCGACCGCGAAGGCGCTGGGGTACGGCGACCGTGGCTACTACATGACCGCGCTGACCTTCGGCAACGTGCACGGCGTCTACAAGCCGGGCGGCGTCAAGCTCCGTCCCTCGGTGCTCAAGGAGGCGCAGGAGGCCGTCGTCGCCGAGTTCGGCCTCGAGCCCGGATCGAAGCCCTTCCACCTGGTCTTCCACGGCGGCTCGGGCTCGTCGCCCGAGGAGATCGCCGAGGCAGTCGACTACGGGGTGGTCAAGATGAACGTCGACACCGACACCCAGTACGCCTTCACCCGGCCGGTCGCCGCCCACATGTTCCAGAACTACGACGGCGTGCTGAAGGTCGACGGCGAGGTCGGCAACAAGAAGCTCTACGACCCCCGCGCCTGGGGCAAGGCCGCCGAGGGTGGCATGGCCGCCCGCGTCGTCGAGGCGTGCGAGAACCTGCGGTCCGCGGGCGCCTCGATCGGCTGA
- a CDS encoding DHA2 family efflux MFS transporter permease subunit: MTQSSSTPQTVDPTGGKEPWPALFALCIGFFMILVDTTIVSVATPAIIDDLQADVNDVVWVTSAYLLAYAVPVLITGRLGDRFGPKNLYLVGLTVFTLASLWCGLTGSIETLIAARVLQGLGASMITPQTMAIITRIFPAERRGAAMALWGATAGVATLVGPILGGVLVDGLGWEWIFFINVPVGVVGFVLAWRLVPTLPTHTHRFDWLGVALSGIGMFLLVFGIQEGHQYHWDAAIWAMIIAGIVVLALFVGWQAINKQEPLVPLGLFRDRNFSLANVAITVMGLSITSLAIPIMIWAQVVRGLSPTRSALLLVPMALMTILLARTVGGLTDRIHPRIITAFGFACLFLGLLWLTFVMTPDTSIWWTVPPMVVFGVGNAFVWAPNSATATRNLPVQLAGAGSGVYNATRQVGAVLGSAAIAVLIDARLAAEGLPAFKGEGSSGGKLPPEVAQSFSDAMASAVLLPTFAFLIGFVAVLFFEKPRHAGYAAAGAPAPAAPVTD; this comes from the coding sequence GTGACTCAGTCCTCGTCCACTCCGCAGACCGTCGACCCGACCGGAGGCAAGGAGCCGTGGCCGGCGCTCTTCGCGCTGTGCATCGGCTTCTTCATGATCCTGGTGGACACCACGATCGTGTCCGTCGCGACGCCGGCGATCATCGACGACCTCCAGGCCGACGTCAACGACGTCGTCTGGGTGACCAGCGCCTACCTGCTCGCGTACGCCGTACCGGTGCTGATCACCGGGCGTCTCGGTGACCGGTTCGGCCCCAAGAACCTCTACCTGGTCGGCCTCACCGTCTTCACGCTCGCCTCCCTGTGGTGCGGCCTGACCGGCAGCATCGAGACGCTGATCGCGGCCCGGGTGCTCCAGGGTCTCGGCGCCTCGATGATCACGCCGCAGACGATGGCGATCATCACCCGGATCTTCCCGGCCGAGCGGCGTGGCGCCGCGATGGCCCTGTGGGGCGCCACCGCCGGCGTCGCGACCCTGGTCGGCCCGATCCTCGGCGGCGTGCTCGTCGACGGGCTGGGCTGGGAGTGGATCTTCTTCATCAACGTGCCGGTCGGCGTGGTCGGCTTCGTGCTCGCCTGGCGGCTGGTGCCCACGCTGCCGACCCACACGCACCGGTTCGACTGGCTGGGCGTGGCGCTCAGCGGCATCGGCATGTTCCTGCTCGTGTTCGGCATCCAGGAGGGTCACCAGTACCACTGGGACGCGGCGATCTGGGCGATGATCATCGCCGGCATCGTCGTGCTGGCGCTCTTCGTCGGCTGGCAGGCGATCAACAAGCAGGAGCCGCTGGTCCCGCTCGGCCTCTTCCGCGACCGCAACTTCTCGCTGGCCAACGTGGCGATCACGGTGATGGGCCTGTCGATCACGTCGCTGGCGATCCCGATCATGATCTGGGCGCAGGTCGTCCGCGGGCTCAGCCCGACCCGCTCGGCGCTGCTGCTGGTGCCGATGGCGCTGATGACGATCCTGCTCGCCCGGACGGTCGGCGGGCTGACCGACCGGATCCACCCGCGGATCATCACCGCCTTCGGCTTCGCCTGCCTCTTCCTGGGCCTGTTGTGGCTGACCTTCGTGATGACGCCCGACACCTCGATCTGGTGGACGGTGCCGCCGATGGTGGTCTTCGGCGTCGGCAACGCGTTCGTCTGGGCGCCCAACAGCGCGACCGCCACCCGCAACCTGCCGGTGCAGCTCGCCGGCGCCGGGTCGGGCGTCTACAACGCGACCCGCCAGGTCGGCGCGGTGCTCGGCTCCGCGGCGATCGCCGTGCTGATCGACGCCCGCCTCGCGGCCGAGGGGCTGCCGGCGTTCAAGGGCGAGGGCTCCTCCGGCGGCAAGCTGCCGCCGGAGGTCGCCCAGTCGTTCAGCGACGCGATGGCGAGCGCGGTGCTGCTGCCGACGTTCGCGTTCCTGATCGGCTTCGTCGCGGTGCTGTTCTTCGAGAAGCCGCGCCACGCCGGGTACGCCGCGGCTGGGGCCCCCGCGCCGGCAGCACCCGTCACCGACTGA
- a CDS encoding DUF3151 domain-containing protein has translation MSSFTGNDLMAGPPPTLLPEDPASADLVPGADAMDVVRQHPESPVAWATLATLAAEAEDDAVTIYAYARVGYHRSLDMLRRNGWKGHGPVPWEHEPNRGFLTCLALLALAARAIGEDAEWERCSEFLRDSSPTAYDELLGDADEE, from the coding sequence ATGAGTTCTTTCACTGGCAACGACCTGATGGCCGGCCCCCCGCCCACCCTGCTCCCCGAGGACCCCGCATCGGCCGACCTGGTGCCGGGCGCGGACGCGATGGACGTCGTCCGCCAGCACCCCGAGTCGCCGGTCGCCTGGGCGACGCTGGCGACCCTGGCCGCCGAGGCCGAGGACGACGCGGTGACGATCTACGCCTACGCCCGCGTCGGCTACCACCGCAGCCTCGACATGCTCCGCCGCAACGGCTGGAAGGGCCACGGCCCGGTCCCGTGGGAGCACGAGCCCAACCGCGGCTTCCTGACCTGCCTGGCGCTCCTCGCGCTCGCGGCCCGCGCGATCGGTGAGGACGCGGAGTGGGAGCGGTGCTCGGAGTTCCTGCGCGACTCGAGCCCGACGGCGTACGACGAGCTGCTGGGCGACGCCGACGAGGAGTGA